TTGCGGCTATTGCTGGATTCTTGATAGGGATTCCTGTTTTGAGACTCAAGGGCGATTATTTGGCGATAGTAACTCTTGCATTTGGAGAAATTATAAAAAGTTTGCTGAATAATTTTTACTTAGGAATGGACTCGGGCGGAATTCAAATCAGTATGTTGACTGATACGACGAGATTATTACCGGGCGGCAAATTAATTATACGCGGGCCGATGGGTATAAGCGGCATACAAAAAATTGCTACTTTTCCGGCGGGATTTATACTCGTTATGATTGCTTTAATGATAGTATTTAATCTCGTAAATTCAAGATCAGGGCGTGCATTCATGGCAATACGGGACGACAGAATAGCGGCAGAAAGTATCGGGCTCGACATAACAAAATATAAGATGATGGCATTCGTTACTTCTGCGGCACTGGCAGGAGCGGCGGGAGCTTTATTTGCTATGAATTATTCTACAATTGTAGCTAATAAATTTGATTTCAACACGTCGATATTGATTCTTGTTTTCGTAGTCTTAGGCGGTCAGGGGAATATGTTAGGCTCGATTATAGCGGCGGCGGCTTTGACGATTTTGCCGGAAAAATTGCGCGAGTTCTCGGACTATAGAATGCTCCTTTATGCGGTTATATTAATATTAACTATGCTCGGAACTAATAACTCAGAGATTAGAGCTTTCTTTGCAAAGTTGAACCCATTTAAGCGCAAAGAGGAGGAAGAATAAATCATGAAGACGAAAACAAAATATATTCCCGTTCCTTCACGAGCGATTTTGCCTGATAGAGATTTTGACAGGGAGCCGGTTTTAGAATGCGTTAATCTGGGAATCACACTCGGAGGCATTAAAGCAGTCGACAATTTTAATTTGACAGTAGGACGCACTGAAATTGTAGGACTAATCGGGCCAAATGGAGCAGGAAAGACTACAGTATTTAATTTATTGACTAAAGTATATCAGCCCACTAAAGGCACGATTTTATTAAATGGTCATGACACTCACGGGCTTAATACTATGCAGATAAACAAGGCCGGAATCGCTCGGACATTTCAGAATATAAGACTATTCAAAAATTTAAGCGTAGTAGATAATGTTAAAGCCGCAATGAATAACGAAATGAAATATAACATGTTGAGTGCTATATTGAGACTCCCGAATTACAAGCGTGAAGAAGTTGCAGCACACAGACGGGCTTTAAAACTGCTTTCTATTTTCGATATGCAGGAAATGGCTGACGTTCGGGCGGGTTCGTTGCCATATGGAGCGCAGAGAAGACTCGAAATTGTGAGGGCACTTGCTACAAATCCATCGTTATTATTGCTTGATGAGCCTGCCGCAGGTATGAATCCTTCAGAGACTGCCGATTTAATGGACAATATACGCAAAGTTCATGACATGTTCCAAATCGCTATAATTTTAATCGAGCATGATATGAGCCTAGTAATGAATATTTGCGACGGGATTTGTGTATTGAATTTCGGCCAAGTCATAGCAAAGG
This is a stretch of genomic DNA from Synergistaceae bacterium. It encodes these proteins:
- a CDS encoding branched-chain amino acid ABC transporter permease translates to MTMRRLINLKRVEARRIYLTYFIVILAYIICQTMSSTKFLSSTMRGMLVPICAYMVMAVSLNLVVGISGELSLGHAGFMSIGAFSGVASAILMQNLIPFAPVRLALAMIIAAIFAAIAGFLIGIPVLRLKGDYLAIVTLAFGEIIKSLLNNFYLGMDSGGIQISMLTDTTRLLPGGKLIIRGPMGISGIQKIATFPAGFILVMIALMIVFNLVNSRSGRAFMAIRDDRIAAESIGLDITKYKMMAFVTSAALAGAAGALFAMNYSTIVANKFDFNTSILILVFVVLGGQGNMLGSIIAAAALTILPEKLREFSDYRMLLYAVILILTMLGTNNSEIRAFFAKLNPFKRKEEEE
- a CDS encoding ABC transporter ATP-binding protein: MKTKTKYIPVPSRAILPDRDFDREPVLECVNLGITLGGIKAVDNFNLTVGRTEIVGLIGPNGAGKTTVFNLLTKVYQPTKGTILLNGHDTHGLNTMQINKAGIARTFQNIRLFKNLSVVDNVKAAMNNEMKYNMLSAILRLPNYKREEVAAHRRALKLLSIFDMQEMADVRAGSLPYGAQRRLEIVRALATNPSLLLLDEPAAGMNPSETADLMDNIRKVHDMFQIAIILIEHDMSLVMNICDGICVLNFGQVIAKGTPEDIQANPAVIEAYLGRKKEEA